The following nucleotide sequence is from Synechococcus sp. CBW1004.
AGTGGTTCACGCTTTCCGATCCCTTGATGGAGGAGATGCTGATCGATACCCCCTGCTTCCGCCGCTTTGCTGGGATCGACATGGTTGAGGACCGGATCCCTGACGAGACGACGATCCTGAACTTCCGCCACCTCCTGGAAGAGAATCGGATAGCAGAGCAGATCCTGGAGACGGTGAACCAGAGCCTGCGGGAGAAGGGCGTGATGCTTAAGGAGGGTACGATCCTCGATGCCACAATCATCAACGCTCCCAGTTCAACCAAGAACAAGACGGGCGAGCGGGATCCTGAAATGCACTCGGTGGCCAAAGGCAACCAGTGGTTCTTTGGGATGCGGTGCCACATCGGTGTGGATGCAGCCTCGGGTCTGGTCCATTCCGTGGTGAGCACGGCTGCCAACGTCCATGAGCTGAACACGGCACCCGATCGCGTCCATGGCGAGGAACGCGTGATCTACGGCGACTCTGGCCACATCGGCATCGAAAAGCGTGAGGCGTTCAAGGACTGCGAAGCAGAGATGCGCATCGCCATGAAGCCCGGACAGCGCCGAGTTCTACCGGACACCCCAGAGGGAAGACTGCTGGATCTGATGGAGGCGGCGAAAGCACATGTCAGGGCAAAGGTGGAGCATCCATTTCGGATCATCAAGTGCCAGTTTGGATTTCGGAAGGTCTTCTACCGAGGCATCCGCAAGAACAACCTCAAGCTGACGATGCTGTTTGCCCTCGCCAATCTCTGGATGGTGCGCGAACGTTGTCCTTCTACAGCGTAAATGACAGAATAAGTGTGCCATCTTGAGGGTGAGCAGCCAAAAATGATCGGGGAACTCACGAGAAATAAGCCAGTCAGGCCCTGGATTGGAGTACCTGGCGAGTAGCCAAGGACAAAATACCCCACTTGTGTCTCATTGGCGAGAATGAGACACGCTTGCGCTCAATTCCCGGTCTTGATCAGAGCTTCCTTAGAAGTCTGTCCCAGTTAGGGAACCCCTGAAAAACCCGATAGAATCAGTACAGTTCCAATAATGAGACTGGCAGCGGATGGCGGCCCCCCTCCAGTTGGGTTTCACGGACTACGAGCAGACCTACGCCAAGAAGAAAACGCGCCGGCAGCGCTTCCTCGATGAGATGGAAGCCACAGTGCCCTGGGATCCTTTCCTGGCCTTGATTTCGCCTGTGTACTACAGGCCTTCTGCCAAGGGCGGGCGCCCACCGTTTCCGCTGGAGGTGATGCTGCGCATCCACCTGCTGCAGCAGTGGTTCACGCTTTCCGATCCCTTGATGGAGGAGATGCTGATCGATACCCCCTGCTTCCGCCGCTTTGCTGGGATCGACATGGTTGAGGACCGGATCCCTGACGAGACGACGATCCTGAACTTCCGCCACCTCCTGGAAGAGAATCGGATAGCAGAACAGATCCTGGAGACGGTGAACCAGAGCCTGCGGGAGAAGGGCGTGATGCTTAAGGAGGGTACGATCCTCGATGCCACAATCATCAACGCTCCCAGTTCAACCAAGAACAAGACGGGCGAGCGGGATCCTGAAATGCACTCGGTGGCCAAAGGCAACCAGTGGTTCTTTGGGATGCGGTGCCACATCGGTGTGGATGCAGCCTCGGGTCTGGTCCATTCCGTGGTGAGCACGGCTGCCAACGTCCATGAGCTGAACACGGCACCCGATCGCGTCCATGGCGAGGAACGCGTGATCTACGGCGACTCTGGCCACATCGGCATCGAAAAGCGTGAGGCGTTCAAGGACTGCGAAGCAGAGATGCGCATCGCCATGAAGCCCGGACAGCGCCGAGTTCTACCGGACACCCCAGAGGGAAGACTGCTGGATCTGATGGAGGCGGCGAAAGCACATGTCAGGGCAAAGGTGGAGCATCCATTTCGGATCATCAAGTGCCAGTTTGGATTTCGGAAGGTCTTCTACCGAGGCATCCGCAAGAACAACCTCAAGCTGACGATGCTGTTTGCCCTCGCCAATCTCTGGATGGTGCGCGAACGTTGTCCTTCTACAGCATAAATGACAGAATAAGTGTGCCATCTTGAGGGTGAGCAGCCAAAAATGATCGGGGAACTCACGAGAAATAAGCCAGTCAGGCCCTGGATTGGAGCACCTGGCGAGTAGCCAAGGACAAAATACCCCACTTGTGTCTCATTGACGAGAATGAGACACGCTTGCGCTCAATTCCCGGTCTTGATCAGAGCTTCCCTAAATCTACGCGAGCCAGCAGCGCGCCGCTTATGTGTGCCAAAGGTTATTGACTATCTGTCATAAATGCATGTCGCTAGCGCAGTGCCTAGTGGGATATGGCTAATAGTTCCCAGCCCTCGTCTTGTCAGGCATATCGCATTTGCAATCGTTCTTCTGCTTCGATGATCCCTATCTCGCGACGGTCCCGGAAATATGCGCTTGTCTCTGGCTGGCCCAAGAATTGTCCCCAAGATCGTCCACAAGGAGGCCTTGTGTATCTCCCTGAGACTCATTTAACTGACTGGCTTTCTGCGCCAGCGCCCTCACCCCCACGAGTTCGTCATGTACTACGACGCCTGATCGCAGGACGATCGACCGATGTCACGCAGGGAAGGGCATCTGCGCCCTGCCTGACATCCAGCATCCACACGCCCCCGTCGGTTCCTCCGCCTCCAGCGGCAACCGGCGGGGGCGTTCCCTTCAAGGAAGACCGCAGCAGACCGTGGGCTGCCGCCAGTCTCCTGCCGGCGTGATGGGTTTCCTGTTGGGTGGAATGGGTCCTCAAGGCAGCCCTGCGGACCCATGGCTCCGTTCAGGGTCACCCCACGGCCCTTCCGTTCCGGGACATCGGGCCGGAGCCTCGGCCCAGTTCGAGTTCCTGCGGCAGGGCCTGCAGCGGCGGGTCGAATGCGACCCCCACAGCTGTGATCCAGTCGCGCACCTCCTGCCAGCACACCCTCAGGCGAAGGCGATCGAGCCCACCCTGGCCGGAGTTGCCGGCTCCGTGGCTGTGGAGTTCTCCCATCTCGCCGCGGCGCAACTCCACCAGTGAGCTGATCAGCAGGCACGCCCCGCCGAGGCTGAGATCCAGCAACTGCACCGGCATCGGAGGGAACAGGCCGCTGTCGAGCTCTAGGTGACAGCTGAACGGGTTCTCCAGCGGGTGGCGCTGATGGGAACGGCGCTCCTCCCAGTTCTGGCGCCAGTCCTGGCGCGCCTTCTCGAGATCTTCCTCGCTGGCGAGGCTTGCGGCATCCAGACTCGCCGTCCGGGAGGGTTCATCGGGTGGCAGATCGATCATCGGCTCGGGGTGACCGGCCGAGGGTTCGTGCCTGGAGAAACCTGGCACCACTGCCCCGACCTTTGCGGCGAACTTAATCACGGTGGTCAGCTGTTTGCGTCAGCTGCAGCACCGCTGCCTGTGATCGGCGTGGGGAAGGGGCGCACTCTTGTGCGATCGGGCTGGCGCGCGGTGATCGATTCCTCCACGTTCGGGGTTCAGCTGGTGTGGCTCCACGCGGCGCGGACCCCGTTGCGGGCCGGCGGCTCAGCCCTGCGGGCGCATCTGGGCGATGGCGCTGTCGTGCAGATGCTTCTCATGATCCTGGCGCTTCTTCCATGCCATCTGCTGGCCAATCGCGTCGGCATCGGCGTGTTCATCGGGGTGCGTCGTGATCTGGGCCAGATCTGCCTCATGACGGCGACGCTCCCGTTCGTGCTCACTCGCCCAGGCCACGAACTCCGGATCGGCGTGAGGATCGGAGCCGGCGGCGTGGCTGGCGGCGGCTGGCGGTTCGCTGGCGCTCATGGCGACAAGGATCTGGGTCCGGCTCCAGCCTGGCCCGTTCCGTGGACGCCCGGGCGCTGCTTCACAGGTCTTCAAACAGCGGCCTGACCTGCTGGAATGACTGCTCCCGCTGTGCCGTCGATCGTGGCCGAGACCCTGACCAAGCTGGCCTATCAGACCATGCAGCAGGGCAAGAGCCTGATGGGGCTCTTCCACAAGGAGACCAGCACCCGGCTGATGGAGCTCCTCGCTCCGCAGGCCAGCCCCAGGACCGAGCCGGTGCCGGCCCAGGTGCTCCAGGATCTGCGTGCCTCAATGGAGCAGCTCACCGAGCGCGACTGGCAGGACGCCGCGGCGGGGGTGTACCCGAGCTCCCTGCTGTTCGATGCTCCCTGGTTCGACTGGGCGACCCGCTACCCCCTGCTCTGGCTGGATCTGCCCCAGACCTGGAACCGTCGGCGTGAGCGCAACGTGCGCGATCTCCCTACGGACATCGATCCCCAGGACTACCCCAGCTACTACCTGCAGAACTTCCACCATCAGACCGATGGCTACCTGAGCGATCACTCGGCCGCTCTGTACGACCTGGGCGTCGAGATCCTGTTCAACGGCACCGCCGATCCGATGCGGCGTCGCATCCTCGCCCCGCTGCGTGCCGGTCTGGAGGCCTTTGTCGGTCGCCCGCCGGGCTCCCTGCGGGTGCTCGATGTGGCCACCGGCACCGGCCGAACCCTGCGGCAGCTGCGCGGCGCCCTGCCGCAGGCGCAGCTGGTGGGGCTCGATCTCTCCAGTTCCTATCTGCGACAGGCCAATCGCTGGCTGTCGCAGCTGCCCGGCGAGCTGCCCCAGCTCGTGCAGGGCAATGCCGAGGCCATGCCCTTCGCTGAGGGTTGCTTCCAGGCGATCAGCTGCGTGTATCTGCTGCATGAACTGCCCTCGGAAGCTCGCGCCAATGTGATCAGCGAGCTGTTCCGCCTGCTGGAGCCCGGTGGTGTGCTCGTACTGGCCGATTCGGTCCAGCTGCAGGACTCGCCCCAGTTCCGCGTGCCGATGGAGAACTTCCGTCGCGTCTTCCACGAGCCCTACTACCGCGACTACATCACCGATGACATCGACGCGCGGCTGGCCGGGGTGGGCTTCGAGGCGATCAACGCCGAGAGCCACTTCATGACCCGGGTCTGGAGCGCCCGCAAGCCCGGCTGAGCGGGGCGGAGGCGCGCTGCCGCGCGTGTTGTCCCACTGGGCCGACCGTGCTGGTCAGCCCCTTGTCGAGAAGCGCTCGCTCCATCCAAGGCGATCAGCGCTGCAGCACCCGGGCGAGGATCAGCCCCAGCCCTCCCCACCGCAGCACCGTCCAGAAGCGGTCCGCGGCAGCTTCCGGTGCCACCAGGGCCGTGGGGAGCGGATCGAGCAGGCGCTGGGCGAGGGCCAGGCGCTGCCTCTGGCGCCGCTGGGCGCTGCTGCTGCTGGTCTCCTGCCCGGCCTGGGGAGCCTGGGACAGGGCCAGCAGGTCCTCCAGCGGATGCAGCAATCCGCGACTGCGGGGCCGGTTTCTGGAGTCCCGCCCTCGCGGAGGACCTTGCCGGTGTTGAAGGGGTGGCATGGCAGTCGCTGGCCGACCCCCAGGATGCCTGACCCCCAACCCGGGTGTCAGTCCACCCCCCACTCAGATCAGTGTGATGCTCTCGAGCAGGCGGCGGCAGTGCATCAGCCGATCGCCGTCGATCGCCCAGCAGGCCACCTGGGCCGCAGTGCTCTGCGGGGTGTCGTGGAGTTCGTCCACCACGGCCTTGTGATAGCCCTCCAGTTGTTGCAGGAGAGCCAGGGCGATCTGCTGACACTCCCAGGGCTGGAGGTCCTGGGTCAGC
It contains:
- a CDS encoding IS5 family transposase, whose product is MAAPLQLGFTDYEQTYAKKKTRRQRFLDEMEATVPWDPFLALISPVYHRPSAKGGRPPFPLEVMLRIHLLQQWFTLSDPLMEEMLIDTPCFRRFAGIDMVEDRIPDETTILNFRHLLEENRIAEQILETVNQSLREKGVMLKEGTILDATIINAPSSTKNKTGERDPEMHSVAKGNQWFFGMRCHIGVDAASGLVHSVVSTAANVHELNTAPDRVHGEERVIYGDSGHIGIEKREAFKDCEAEMRIAMKPGQRRVLPDTPEGRLLDLMEAAKAHVRAKVEHPFRIIKCQFGFRKVFYRGIRKNNLKLTMLFALANLWMVRERCPSTA
- a CDS encoding IS5 family transposase; the encoded protein is MAAPLQLGFTDYEQTYAKKKTRRQRFLDEMEATVPWDPFLALISPVYYRPSAKGGRPPFPLEVMLRIHLLQQWFTLSDPLMEEMLIDTPCFRRFAGIDMVEDRIPDETTILNFRHLLEENRIAEQILETVNQSLREKGVMLKEGTILDATIINAPSSTKNKTGERDPEMHSVAKGNQWFFGMRCHIGVDAASGLVHSVVSTAANVHELNTAPDRVHGEERVIYGDSGHIGIEKREAFKDCEAEMRIAMKPGQRRVLPDTPEGRLLDLMEAAKAHVRAKVEHPFRIIKCQFGFRKVFYRGIRKNNLKLTMLFALANLWMVRERCPSTA
- a CDS encoding PilZ domain-containing protein, translated to MIDLPPDEPSRTASLDAASLASEEDLEKARQDWRQNWEERRSHQRHPLENPFSCHLELDSGLFPPMPVQLLDLSLGGACLLISSLVELRRGEMGELHSHGAGNSGQGGLDRLRLRVCWQEVRDWITAVGVAFDPPLQALPQELELGRGSGPMSRNGRAVG
- a CDS encoding class I SAM-dependent methyltransferase, giving the protein MTAPAVPSIVAETLTKLAYQTMQQGKSLMGLFHKETSTRLMELLAPQASPRTEPVPAQVLQDLRASMEQLTERDWQDAAAGVYPSSLLFDAPWFDWATRYPLLWLDLPQTWNRRRERNVRDLPTDIDPQDYPSYYLQNFHHQTDGYLSDHSAALYDLGVEILFNGTADPMRRRILAPLRAGLEAFVGRPPGSLRVLDVATGTGRTLRQLRGALPQAQLVGLDLSSSYLRQANRWLSQLPGELPQLVQGNAEAMPFAEGCFQAISCVYLLHELPSEARANVISELFRLLEPGGVLVLADSVQLQDSPQFRVPMENFRRVFHEPYYRDYITDDIDARLAGVGFEAINAESHFMTRVWSARKPG